CCTCCTCTCATTGGATCTTGAATACTATACGATAGggccagattctttttttttttttttttttaattcagacagagagagagagagagagagagaggcagagacacaggcagagggagaagcagactccatgcaggaagcctgacgtggaactcaatcctgggtctccaggatcacaccctgggctgcaggcggcgctaaaccgctgcgccactggggctggaTAGGGCCAGATTCTATCTCCACATTATACCAGCTCATTACCTCAGGCAAGTTATGTCCTCTCTAAACTGTGATTTCTTTATCTGTGGGGCCAGCGCTTGTTCCTGCCTTAAAGATGTGGTGacaattaaatagaattttataagaGCACTTCTCATAACATCTGGTACTTAGTAAACATTAAACATGTCTTATTTCTCAATTAGTAGTATCCTTATTCCTGGTTTTGTATAACTTTTAACGTGAATGTGGCCAGGATACCATGAGGGAAGTGAAACTTTACTTCTTACCATCTTAGGTTTTTAGCTGGGACTCTTAACAAAAAGACAGATTAGCAGGAGACAGTTTGTTAACACATGCAGAATCCATCATACGGGAGAAAAGTAACGCAAAGTGGTAgcttagaatttaaatttatatagcaTCTTCAACAAAGAACAGTAAATGTGTAAAGAAGTGAAAGGAAAGGgttacttgggtggctcaactggttagacatctgccttcagctcaggtcatgatcctcgggtctTGGAGTCAAGCCTGGctttgggcttcttgctcagtagggagcttacttctccctcttctcctcctacttgtgttctcttgctatcaaatgaataaataaaatcttaaagaaaaaaaaaaaaaaagggcagccccaggggctcagcagtttagccccgccttcggccctgggcatgatcctggagatccgggatcaagtcccatgtcaggctccctgcatggagcctgcttctccctctggctgtgtctctgcctctctctctctctctgtgtgtgtctctcatgaatagataaataaaatcttttaaaaaagaaaagaaatgacaagacaAAGGAATGCAGTTTTTAGGCTTCCATGAGTGGCAAACTGTGGGTAAAAAATgcgtgagaaaaaaaaaaatgcgtgagagggatccctgggtggcgcagcggtttagcgcctgcctttggcccggggcgcgatcctggagacccgggatcgaatcccacatcgggcccccggtgcatggagcctgcttctccctctgcctatgtgtctgcctctctctctctcgatgtgtgactatcataaataaataaaaattaaaaaaaaaatgcgtGAGAGGGAACCAGTGGAGTAAAGTTTGTTTGCAGGTTCCTCTGGTGCTCTCTCTGGGCTGATAGTCTGTctcccagaagaagagaatttATATCCTGCCCTTAGGCAGAAAGTGGGGAGCTTTTTCTAGGTTTATTGCTCCCTAATTgctttcagttcaaaataatttttatgtcaaagaggcatattttgtaGTGACATTCTGGTTTCCTTCAGTACCTATTGCCAATAAGTCCCACTTCCAATAATgcttataattttgtatttgtaaagcTCATGCCTAATAATATGTTGTAATTATGCTTCTCTTTGAACTGAGGATCTAGGGGGAAAGATGTCATATAAGTTAATGTTGATGCTATCCATGTTGATGCTATCCATGTAGTCACCTGACGTTTTGATTGTGGCTTTGACTCCTGTATTTTTCAGCTTGCCAGCTAGCAAGTCATTTAGTCCCACTGACTTCTTTACAGCATCTTGTTCTCTTCCTTTatgctccctctgccttcctctgtagAAGCCCCTGTCCCTTCATATCTAGGCCACCTCAGGAGTCTCCTGACAGACTTCCTGCTCCCTTTTAAATTCATTCCAGACATACCTGTTGCGTTGGTCACTGGGTCCCTGTTCTATATTTATCATCTCATTTTTCATTAAGACCTTAAAAGACTGTTTTTTGCCCTTCAAGTCTAAATTTCTCTGGCTTTCCAGATCCTTCTTCCATTGTTCGCTCTAATCCTGTTTTCTCTCTGGTTTGCAAGATCTATTTGAATCCAACTGATTTGATAGTTGCAGAAACATTCTTGTCCTACTGGcattttcatacttttctttgCTCAGTGTCCTCCGTCCTTGAAATGGActactctctcctctcttcctgctcttGCTTCTCCTCTGAAGCCTCTGTAGCTGTTCTGATCCTCATGGTTGTTCTTAAACTCTTGGAGCACTTAGTCCATactatacagtatttttttaaactttttttaaaatgacatttcaagattattatttgagagagaatgagcaagaatGAGCACAAGTCAGGAGGAGTGcaagaagggagaggcagagggagaagcaggctccccatcaagCAGAGTCTGGTgcggggctcaatttcaggaccctgggatcatgacccaagccaaaggcagacactcaaactaactaagccacccaagtgccccctatacagtatttaatatatgtttgtCTTGCCCCTCTAGCTAAATTGTAATACTCTTGATGGCAAGGACCATGTGATATTAAATCCCCTATTATGTCTGACAGAGGCTAGCATGATAATAATCCTTCTACATTTGtctctttctaaataatttacaaacattttcacaGAACTGTTGTGTAATGTTGCAGAGGAAGGCAttcatctcattttacagatgaggaaatcaagagtcacaatTCCTTACTGTACATTGTGTTGTGCCAGTTATGATATTTTTGGTGCTAGAGCTTCATCTTTGGTACTTTGACTCCTTGCAATATGCTGTAGAAGGTTCCTAGTTAATGCTGACCAATGGCATGACAGCCAGGTAACAATTTACCAAAACCTGAAAAACATCaacaatttttactttaaaactctcttgctttgtttttcattagtCCTTAGGTCTTTGTCATTATGGCAGTATACAAAGCTGATTTTCAATATCAAATGCCTTTTTTCCCTCATTACTGACCCAGTTTCAAAAATCTGTTTGTGTTTCAATATTAGGTCTGTTTCCCTGTGGCACATTTTCTCCTGCAGCTGTTGTTCCTCAGGGGTGGCCCATGGAAGCCCCAAACTCTCCACATTCAGAATCCTTCATTTCCCCAATGGCCACACCACAGCCTCTGCAGCCCACAGGTAGAAGCTCTCTTTATCACTTAATGGTTACAGTATCATAATTTAAATCACCAGACTTCATTTTTAGCAGTGTACAGCAGTATAGATAAACATTTTAGAACTATCACAAatgcttttattcctttaattacTGATTTCACAGCTGAAGGAATGAAGGTGTGGGTGAAATACAACACTTGGAGTTCGTGGgcacagaaaatctttttttaattcagtgcAGATTTATGCCTTAGAGGTTTTTTCTAGATGTGCCACAGGTTCCCATTCTTAAAATAGCTGTGTGCCTGGGCTGCTGCTGTTTTTAAacctgtgttttttcttttccttctctactaTGTACTCTCTCGGTATCCTGTTCTTCTCAGTACCGGGACTATGAAAGAGTAGGGTATTATGTTTAGGGTATTATGGTCACAAAATCTAGATACTCCTGTGTTCTCAGAAAGTAAGTTTTGAATGCAGAGCTATGAGCACACAGTGATGAGTCCTAAATTTCCAACTTACTTCCCATAGAGCCAGCTGAAGAGGTAGAAATGACATCAGCAGAAGAGAGGGCACCAGCAGAAGCATTGGAAACCATGAGGGGCCTGGAGGCTGCTGACATGTCACCATTTAGAGAAACAGAGATGGCTCTAGCTGAGGACCTGGCACCAGCCACAGAAATAGAGGTGGCATTGGCTAAAGACATGGAAGTATCTCCCAAATCAGATGTGACACAGGCTAAGGACATAGAATCATCTATGGAGTCAGATATGGCCTTAGTCAAGGACATGGTACtgcccagagaaacagaagaagcTCCAGTTAAGGATGTCGTATTGTCCAGAGAAGAAGATGTATCATTAGCCAAGGATGTGGTACTACCCCCAGAAACAGAGGTGGCCCTAGCCAAGGATATATTATCattcaaagaaacagagagagcaccACCTATAAAAATGGATTTGTCCCCAGATGAGGGCACGGTACCATGCACAGACAGAGAGATGGCCCCAGCCAAGGGTGTGGTATCACTCTCAGAAATAGAAGTGGCATTGGCTAAAGATGTTATATCATCCACAGAAATACCTTCAGCCAAGGAAGTGGCTTTGTCCCCAGAAACAGAGGTGGCCCCAACTGGGGACATGGCACTGCCTCCCGAAACCAAGGTGATCTTGACTGAGGTTGTGCCACTGCCCCCAGAAACAAAGGTGGCTGCAGTCAAGGACATTGCTCTATATCCAGATATAGAAAAGACCCCAGTGAAGGACGTGGCTCCATCCCCAGAATCAGAGATGGTCCTGGGCAAGGATGTGTCTCCATCCCAAGAAACAGAGTTGGCCCTGGGCAAGGACATGGTTTCACCTCCAGAAACAGAGGTAGCCCTGGACAAGAATGTGGCAGTGCCACCAGAAACGGAAGTGACCCTGACCAAGGATGTGCCTCAGCCTCCAGAAACAGAGGTAGCCCTGACTAAGGATGTGGCTCTGCCCCCTGGGACAGAGGTGATCCTGGCCAACAATGTGAATCCCGCCAAGGATGTTGCACCACTCTCAGAAACAGAGGTGGCACCAGTTCCAGCTAAGGACATGGACACTCCATGGACACAGGAAGAAATAAGCAAGGCGTCCCAGTTAAAATCTCCCAAGGATGAGGGGCAGTCAGCTGCATCTACTTTTATCATTTCTCCAGGTACGGGTTTATGTTTACTCAGTATTTCTGTCTCCCATGGGGTAGTCTCCAGAAGGGTAAGGGACAAATGTTCTAGAGAATATAAAGACCGTTACACTGTATTTTGCTCTGTTTATACACATTCTAGACTTTCTCACCTCCGTCCTCTTCCCATTCCCAGcaccctcctcctttctctgctaatttgttttccttgttgataatttaagcaacaaaagaaaatgttcagtAAAAGAGACTTTTGCTATCTCGTCTCCCTACCTGCTTATATACTAGATTCCAAGTCTCTGCCTCACTCCTGTTACTGGAAGGAAGCCATCTCTGCGCCTCATTAATAAGGCTGTTTTCTATTTTGCATTAGATCCCACATCCTCTTGCCTGCTTAAGTATGCCCTAGCCTAgacattccttcctttcctgcctctcacCAGTTTTTGCCCCCATCCATTGAATCATTCCCACCAACAtccaaatatttgatatttttcccatttaagacAAAAAGTTTCCCAATTTCACCTTCTACCTACCACTCTAGCTATCTCTCTGCTGCCCTCAGAGGAGCATCCCTCCCTCAATCCCTCCAAAACTATTCCTGCTTCCAGTTTCTGAAAGGTGGAGAAAGAGCTTAAGTAGTGCTGCTCTAAAATCTGTGGTATTTACTGTTACGCTTAGAACCAGTCCCAGCCATGGGCCAGAAGTACAACTTGCCAACAGATGACGATTCTGTgttagagaaacaaaagcaaaagaaaccattCAGTAGCCAACCTcctgaactttcttcagagatctCAGGTAAGTTAGGGATACCAAGTGGAATCTGAAACTGCTTCAACTGGGAGCAATGGGTTGGTGGTGGTGGATGCTGTTCTTAGTTTTTGTGATAGTAATTAGCAGTATTGTTTATGAAGTCCATTCTCTTTCTTAGatagatttttgtcttgtttgggCATAAGGTCAGCTGGTtacatagttttttgtttttgtttttgtttttacgtatttttaaattatcactaCATCAACTCAAgacatctaaattttttttttttaagatttttaatttatttattcctgagagacagagagagaggcagagacataggcagagggagaagcagggtccctgcagggagcctgatgtgggactcaatcccaggacactcaaccactgacccaccaggtgtcccaagacatCTAAATTTTAGCCCAGTTCAACTGTTCAATATTATATGCTGTGTGGTCTTGAGTAGGTTATTTAACTTCCCTGTATCTCCATTTATTCAGCTATATGAGGAATATGTTGGTCAAATGTTCTGTAAACCTTTGCTAATAAGCCCGTGTTAGATACAGTGTGTTTTATGACCCAACAGCATCTGCCTATTACAAATGCATCGTCCTCGATTCCACCTCAGACCTTCATAAGCATTTTAATAAGTTTTCCAGACAATTCTTATACACACTAAACTTTGAGAGGCACTGCTCCAAGGTACTTTCTAACTTGGAGTTCGATCATTCAGTGAACTTTAAGATTGCATGTCTTAGATATAAGTCAAAGCATGTATGTATGATTATCAACTTAATGATTCTCTGCTTACTTTTCTGTGACTGATTAGAATGTAAACTCGAGGGCAGGGAccgtgacttatttcactgagatGCTAAAGTGCTTACATACTGTCTAGCCCCAAGTAGGAGctaaataaagtgattttttttttaatgttgtcttAGTGACTCAGCATATCAATAAAGATTTATCAAATCCTTATTGTATACAAAATATACCATGCTAAGGGATATAGATATTGAACTCTGGGTCCTTGCCCTTGTGTTGTTACATCATAGCCTGGATGGTGAGGAAAGTTGCCAGGCATGAACTTTGTAGCCAAAGATTCAtataataattcaattaaataatattaagagaTAGCATCAAATAGCTGGTTGGTTGCCaaattaaatgttataaatgtTGTGGGGTACTGAAACCTAGCACTTTCTTGAAAGAAGCAGTAATTGACCTGAGATGTTAAATAAAGGATTGGATTTGTAGGACATTAGAGggtaaaaacaagaacagaaagtACTATTTAAGTGTTTCAATGTTCTCTGAAGTCATTTCATTGGATCAGGCTTGACAAGAGCTATCCTACACCTGCTCTTAGTGAGTCTCTTCCCAGAATCTTGAATCCATGCTGCATTGACTTGGAGATAAGAGGTTGGACAACTTGATTTCTTGAAACTTTTCCAAGGATACTTATCCTAACTGTTCTAATTCATTACCCTTCTGggcattatgtatatttttctatcttttgggAAGTACATTTAGGAACAGAACATTGAAATCTAACACATTTGTCTTTCAAAGTAGGAGGCTTTGGTTCTGGAATGATGAAGATGTTTCTTTAGCCAAAATAACTAAttcagtctctttttttcttcttcctccttctcccccccaGTAGCATAAGTCTGGCCTCCTGGTCTGTTTCCCAAAGTTGATCTGGTTAGCTTGACAAGTATAATATTGGTGACAGACTCTTAGAATTATAAATTCTGCACAAAATCATATGTATTTCATTCAGTTGATTAACACATGTCAGCAAAAAGAGGCAGGAGCTTACCATCTTGTTGCAGAACTGAGGATTATgtaccaattaaaaataatgataaatataagtAAGTAGCTGATGAAATTTACAGACACTACTTATTATAGAAGGTTTGAAGATcttggtttgaatttttttttctttacctgagATGATGatctttgttaaatatttgctaatcCCAGTTAAGggtaagaaatattttagaaaaaactattttcctaaataaattaGTATGTGGGTTGGTGAAATAGACTTAACTGAGTCAGTTAAGTCAGTTaaatggacctttttttttttttttttaaacaataacaaGAAGTTTTTTGTTTGGAATTTTGGCCAACTTCATGTATTACAGGTACCCCTCCCACACAAGACAAACAAGTATGCAGACCCAGTGACCGCAGGTCCACTCGGCCCAGGCCTGCCAGGGTCCCTTCTGAGCTGCTGGGAGTCTCTTCTCCACGGAAGACTCTTGATCCCGGGCTGGGCACCTGCTCTTTGTCTGAGTTGGGTTGGGTCTCTGGTTCGTCTTCCTGTGGTGAGCTGGGGAGCCAAAGGAAAACTATTCATGTTGACTTCTTTGAACCCAAGCGAGATCTTGGCAGGGAGGCCTGGGATATAGATAGTGCACCAatgatgatgaagaaaaaaaagaagaaaccaaagcaaaagagATATCCTCAAGTCCGGGCTGGGGGACCTTGGGATGATGACAGTGCAGATGACCGTAAAGGTCATCCCTTTGCAGTAGACCCACAGAAGTCAGGTGTTCCTCCCAGCCTGCCTACTGCTATGGGCATGGAATATGGACTGGCATCCAGAGGAAACTTCAAAAAGGAATGTGAAGTGGAGTCCAGAGCCACGAAGCTGGTAGCTGAGAACTTTGTCTCAGAAAGTGTCAGCATTCCTTCGTGTCCTTTGGAAGAACCCCTGAAAACTGCAGGAAGGTCTCAGCCCAAGCCAGGAGTAGAAGCAGAGGTCAGTGGTAGCCAGTCAGTACCCCTGGGCCGGGGCCAGAAATGGCTGCAGCCAGGTGAAGGCCAACCAGGGCCCGCACCCCACCTGAAAACCCCCGTGGATGAAAGCCAAACAGTAGGCTCACCTGATCTGAAAGGACCCCCAACACAAGTTTCTGCACACAAAGTAGAAATTCCTTTGGAGATCACACCCAAAGAGGGTTGCTCTCCTCTCTCAGACCAAGAAGCTGTGAGGGGGTGTTCAAAACCCACAGTGGCAGAAGAACTGCCTCACCTGGCACCCACTTGGCCAGCAACTTCCTCATTAGGAAGTAGTCTAAAAGAAGGGCATGATGAAGGTAAAGTGACTACATTGCAAAAGGACAGACAGACAGGGTTTTCTGAAGGAGCTAAAGAGATTAAAGAACTAACAAAGGAAGCTTTTCCCAAGCTAAGCCAAGAGATGGGCACCTTGGCTTCTAGGCAGCCGCAGGATGAGGTGGCAGTTCAGATGCTTGGGCCAGAGAGAGAGCCTGTTCAGAGAATGGCAGGGGATGGCAGAagcaggaagggaagggcagGTTCTGGGAAAGTGAGAGCCAGTTCTGGGAAGGGAAGAGCAAGATCTGAGCCACCATTTCTTCTGGACAGCTGGAAGGATGGCCCAGCTGTTCTTGCAGCAAGTGAGCCAGCCCCTAAAACTGAAAGAGTGACTTCTGGGGAGAAGAGTGAGGAACTGTTTTCTTCAAAGCAGTCAGGGCCCATAGTGAGTCTCACTGAGGCAGTGGTGATGGGGGAGCCTACAGAGATAGCTGACGTGTGGGGGGCCAGCACCTCCCACATGTTTATTCCTTTGGGAAGTGGGTCAGGCACGACTTCTGGCACTAGGACAGAAAGAGATATGGGTGTCAGTAACCAGGACAAGGAAGGAAAGTGTCCTTGGGTGAGTGGTGAGGCAGCTCCCTGGATTTCTGAAAAGCCTAAAAAAAGGAGTAATGAGGGCAAAACcaaaaagttcaaaaacaatTCTTTCACCCAGCCTGCTAGAATGGAGTGCAAGGAGGAAACCCCCAACCCACCTTTTGTAGGGAAGGATAGAGATGCTGATAGTACTACTCATCAAAACAAGGACTTAGGCTGCATTTTCCCCTTAAATCATGATCTTTTGTCCTCACATACATCAGCTATTCCCACAGTGGAAGTAGGTGACCAAAAGGGGAGGAATGATGAGGTTAATTCTTTTGAGCTTGGGGCTCTTGGTGGGAACAAGACAAACATAGTGAAGGACTCTGCTGTTTTTGAACCCGATACCAAGGTGACAGATGTGAGCTGCCAAAGCCAAACCCAGGGGGCAGGATTTGTTCCTTCAGCTCTGTCTGCAGAGAATAAGACAGATGCAGCCAAG
This window of the Canis lupus dingo isolate Sandy chromosome 20, ASM325472v2, whole genome shotgun sequence genome carries:
- the MAP4 gene encoding microtubule-associated protein 4 isoform X1, giving the protein MADLSLADALTEPPPEIEEEIKRDFIATLEAEAFDDVVGETVGKTDYIPLLDVDEKTGNSDSKKKPCSDPSQVEGAPSKPTGLANGDHGIEGNDTAGSPTQFLEEKMPYEGYQNIQSWPENTNFCFEPEQLVNPTQTDPFKMHHDDGLEDFLFLPSGTTSAAAFTERNDPLQDSYGLFPCGTFSPAAVVPQGWPMEAPNSPHSESFISPMATPQPLQPTEPAEEVEMTSAEERAPAEALETMRGLEAADMSPFRETEMALAEDLAPATEIEVALAKDMEVSPKSDVTQAKDIESSMESDMALVKDMVLPRETEEAPVKDVVLSREEDVSLAKDVVLPPETEVALAKDILSFKETERAPPIKMDLSPDEGTVPCTDREMAPAKGVVSLSEIEVALAKDVISSTEIPSAKEVALSPETEVAPTGDMALPPETKVILTEVVPLPPETKVAAVKDIALYPDIEKTPVKDVAPSPESEMVLGKDVSPSQETELALGKDMVSPPETEVALDKNVAVPPETEVTLTKDVPQPPETEVALTKDVALPPGTEVILANNVNPAKDVAPLSETEVAPVPAKDMDTPWTQEEISKASQLKSPKDEGQSAASTFIISPEPVPAMGQKYNLPTDDDSVLEKQKQKKPFSSQPPELSSEISGTPPTQDKQVCRPSDRRSTRPRPARVPSELLGVSSPRKTLDPGLGTCSLSELGWVSGSSSCGELGSQRKTIHVDFFEPKRDLGREAWDIDSAPMMMKKKKKKPKQKRYPQVRAGGPWDDDSADDRKGHPFAVDPQKSGVPPSLPTAMGMEYGLASRGNFKKECEVESRATKLVAENFVSESVSIPSCPLEEPLKTAGRSQPKPGVEAEVSGSQSVPLGRGQKWLQPGEGQPGPAPHLKTPVDESQTVGSPDLKGPPTQVSAHKVEIPLEITPKEGCSPLSDQEAVRGCSKPTVAEELPHLAPTWPATSSLGSSLKEGHDEGKVTTLQKDRQTGFSEGAKEIKELTKEAFPKLSQEMGTLASRQPQDEVAVQMLGPEREPVQRMAGDGRSRKGRAGSGKVRASSGKGRARSEPPFLLDSWKDGPAVLAASEPAPKTERVTSGEKSEELFSSKQSGPIVSLTEAVVMGEPTEIADVWGASTSHMFIPLGSGSGTTSGTRTERDMGVSNQDKEGKCPWVSGEAAPWISEKPKKRSNEGKTKKFKNNSFTQPARMECKEETPNPPFVGKDRDADSTTHQNKDLGCIFPLNHDLLSSHTSAIPTVEVGDQKGRNDEVNSFELGALGGNKTNIVKDSAVFEPDTKVTDVSCQSQTQGAGFVPSALSAENKTDAAKGHAAVADKPNKRSNDGKSKKVKNSFPEKHLLENTIDASKIHVPMETTGDHRTEGMGYVDENRNITFTCPRTLPGLMNKSAPPEALESAACEGLPTPASQTVKEGDSFPNILAESEQETTPAQIPKLLAVDNCIKGGVPDQERPKSPSAVALSASTGGGVALTFTAAIETVNCQGGNCFKNKGEFADPIKNEAGMDRGHVLGGSESVPSGASKHLIEKIPELAKGHLLSGVSVEDQSLPGEVRVLETCADGNSFPTHPVNKKKESEEGSAPIQIPDLLGDKAQKPNFCEDQNTDSRESKDPDSLNKEVDRALLPPKSEKNKVEEVSPASKITDSEQTSMATPEFQSDFLDGRAAATPLQVVENLLVVTTSKHPELPKPKDKISEAPDKVTEKSEPKAPEGKKEDKSRMAEPMKGYMRPTKSRGLTPLLPKSTVQERERSKQLKTSGISKPEEGQPAGSVTGNDITTPPNKELPPSPEKKTKVVPRAPLATTQPAKTSTSKAKTQPTPLPKQPAPTTLGGSNKKPMSLASGLVPAAPPKRPAAATARPSTLPSKDAKPKPIAEAKIPEKRASPSKPASVPALRPGSRGTQTVPKATAATSPASAGSSSRSPPTPVPKRPTAVKTEGKPADMKKTATKSVPADLSRTKTTTTTSSVKKNTTVPGAAPTAGVAPSRAKPTPPPSRPSGTPSSDKKPMSTKPSSSTPRLSRLSTNASAPDLKNVRSKVGSTENIKHQPGGGRAKVEKKTEASAPARKPEPNAVTKTAGPIASAQKPPAGKVQIVSKKVSYSHIQSKCGSKDNIKHVPGGGNVQIQNKKVDISKVSSKCGSKANIKHKPGGGDVKIESQKLNFKEKAQAKVGSLDNVGHLPAGGAVKTEGGGSEAPPCPGPPAGEEPAIPEAAPEAGAPTSASGLSSHPTLAGGGDQREAQTLDSQIQETSI
- the MAP4 gene encoding microtubule-associated protein 4 isoform X3, which translates into the protein MADLSLADALTEPPPEIEEEIKRDFIATLEAEAFDDVVGETVGKTDYIPLLDVDEKTGNSDSKKKPCSDPSQVEGAPSKPTGLANGDHGIEGNDTAGSPTQFLEEKMPYEGYQNIQSWPENTNFCFEPEQLVNPTQTDPFKMHHDDGLEDFLFLPSGTTSAAAFTERNDPLQDSYGLFPCGTFSPAAVVPQGWPMEAPNSPHSESFISPMATPQPLQPTEPAEEVEMTSAEERAPAEALETMRGLEAADMSPFRETEMALAEDLAPATEIEVALAKDMEVSPKSDVTQAKDIESSMESDMALVKDMVLPRETEEAPVKDVVLSREEDVSLAKDVVLPPETEVALAKDILSFKETERAPPIKMDLSPDEGTVPCTDREMAPAKGVVSLSEIEVALAKDVISSTEIPSAKEVALSPETEVAPTGDMALPPETKVILTEVVPLPPETKVAAVKDIALYPDIEKTPVKDVAPSPESEMVLGKDVSPSQETELALGKDMVSPPETEVALDKNVAVPPETEVTLTKDVPQPPETEVALTKDVALPPGTEVILANNVNPAKDVAPLSETEVAPVPAKDMDTPWTQEEISKASQLKSPKDEGQSAASTFIISPEPVPAMGQKYNLPTDDDSVLEKQKQKKPFSSQPPELSSEISGTPPTQDKQVCRPSDRRSTRPRPARVPSELLGVSSPRKTLDPGLGTCSLSELGWVSGSSSCGELGSQRKTIHVDFFEPKRDLGREAWDIDSAPMMMKKKKKKPKQKRYPQVRAGGPWDDDSADDRKGHPFAVDPQKSGVPPSLPTAMGMEYGLASRGNFKKECEVESRATKLVAENFVSESVSIPSCPLEEPLKTAGRSQPKPGVEAEVSGSQSVPLGRGQKWLQPGEGQPGPAPHLKTPVDESQTVGSPDLKGPPTQVSAHKVEIPLEITPKEGCSPLSDQEAVRGCSKPTVAEELPHLAPTWPATSSLGSSLKEGHDEGKVTTLQKDRQTGFSEGAKEIKELTKEAFPKLSQEMGTLASRQPQDEVAVQMLGPEREPVQRMAGDGRSRKGRAGSGKVRASSGKGRARSEPPFLLDSWKDGPAVLAASEPAPKTERVTSGEKSEELFSSKQSGPIVSLTEAVVMGEPTEIADVWGASTSHMFIPLGSGSGTTSGTRTERDMGVSNQDKEGKCPWVSGEAAPWISEKPKKRSNEGKTKKFKNNSFTQPARMECKEETPNPPFVGKDRDADSTTHQNKDLGCIFPLNHDLLSSHTSAIPTVEVGDQKGRNDEVNSFELGALGGNKTNIVKDSAVFEPDTKVTDVSCQSQTQGAGFVPSALSAENKTDAAKGHAAVADKPNKRSNDGKSKKVKNSFPEKHLLENTIDASKIHVPMETTGDHRTEGMGYVDENRNITFTCPRTLPGLMNKSAPPEALESAACEGLPTPASQTVKEGDSFPNILAESEQETTPAQIPKLLAVDNCIKGGVPDQERPKSPSAVALSASTGGGVALTFTAAIETVNCQGGNCFKNKGEFADPIKNEAGMDRGHVLGGSESVPSGASKHLIEKIPELAKGHLLSGVSVEDQSLPGEVRVLETCADGNSFPTHPVNKKKESEEGSAPIQIPDLLGDKAQKPNFCEDQNTDSRESKDPDSLNKEVDRALLPPKSEKNKVEEVSPASKITDSEQTSMATPEFQSDFLDGRAAATPLQVVENLLVVTTSKHPELPKPKDKISEAPDKVTEKSEPKAPEGKKEDKSRMAEPMKGYMRPTKSRGLTPLLPKSTVQERERSKQLKTSGISKPEEGQPAGSVTGNDITTPPNKELPPSPEKKTKPLATTQPAKTSTSKAKTQPTPLPKQPAPTTLGGSNKKPMSLASGLVPAAPPKRPAAATARPSTLPSKDAKPKPIAEAKIPEKRASPSKPASVPALRPGSRGTQTVPKATAATSPASAGSSSRSPPTPVPKRPTAVKTEGKPADMKKTATKSVPADLSRTKTTTTTSSVKKNTTVPGAAPTAGVAPSRAKPTPPPSRPSGTPSSDKKPMSTKPSSSTPRLSRLSTNASAPDLKNVRSKVGSTENIKHQPGGGRAKVEKKTEASAPARKPEPNAVTKTAGPIASAQKPPAGKVQIVSKKVSYSHIQSKCGSKDNIKHVPGGGNVQIQNKKVDISKVSSKCGSKANIKHKPGGGDVKIESQKLNFKEKAQAKVGSLDNVGHLPAGGAVKTEGGGSEAPPCPGPPAGEEPAIPEAAPEAGAPTSASGLSSHPTLAGGGDQREAQTLDSQIQETSI